Proteins encoded within one genomic window of Naumovozyma dairenensis CBS 421 chromosome 6, complete genome:
- the RPC19 gene encoding DNA-directed RNA polymerase core subunit RPC19 (similar to Saccharomyces cerevisiae RPC19 (YNL113W); ancestral locus Anc_2.163) — protein sequence MSTESIKEPTTTANPTTTATTEDVEPKDVDMLANESQSQEEEEEEEDEPDREKIKILQQGASEDGCSASFQILQEDHTLGNALRYIIMKNPQVEFCGYSIPHPSEEFLNIRIQTYGEITAVEALHKGLQDLMDLCDVVEEKFTQKIRDM from the coding sequence ATGTCTACGGAAAGTATAAAAGAACCCACTACGACAGCTAatccaacaacaacagcaacaactGAAGATGTCGAACCAAAGGACGTTGATATGCTAGCCAACGAATCCCAAtcacaagaagaagaagaagaagaggaagatgaaCCTGatagagaaaaaattaaaatattacaaCAAGGTGCATCCGAAGATGGATGTTCTGCATCTTTCCAAATACTACAAGAAGATCATACCCTAGGTAATGCCCTTCgttatattataatgaaaaacCCTCAAGTGGAATTTTGTGGGTATTCTATACCTCATCCATCGGaagaatttttaaatattaGAATTCAAACTTATGGTGAAATTACAGCAGTGGAAGCATTACACAAAGGTTTACAAGATTTAATGGATCTATGTGATGTAgtagaagaaaaattcacTCAAAAGATAAGAGATATGTAA
- the NDAI0F02760 gene encoding uncharacterized protein (similar to Saccharomyces cerevisiae YNL115C; ancestral locus Anc_2.158) gives MSNTDGIDTFERPIEEVTDGNTFATNEGTGLQNEERERLLSNQTETNYHTNENSSTIVPKPSHRTPIGSTTTDGTAANTTAITTNPHSNDLESTTSDGPMRRQYEIQKDYRNFYHNSRILLIIVVSMSAIWFIISLISDFFFNFRFNNKLTSFNNIILLLISMVANSCNYIFNDIELYSQLDYSLNIILASLTWFNLVLLYLIKFTRSRLSFTDKAIYIWTIFTFILGATLDWQNHKYAIQLNRQAPTTIDGNDEMRQPITSKHTINEWLQIATRNIIKLFLLAALISLTLTQLLYTIDLHRTAPARSEFQFTDPTNNTQIHIRCHLKNLHGSGGEGNSNDKKTTHPIILYEHGGFDTWYESADWIKELYQLNRIDSYCVYERAGYGFSDSMGAPTSISLQIESLNHALNSIIKENTKDFEGADMKFVAVGFGYGGLFSRSWCAENLDLCDGMILVDSWHEDLLLKNYISRLLPDPDHDDDDGDDNNRDDDNDNHNGKKRKEWRFTKELGTRNGWKLWWKGFWNSFGLNLQLSWILKHHGSMDRILGREMKYQNRFLRMKYLETVTSSILSYNEIIKNNKNLKHVKTTVVSSKEMIRRSTQWGDWQRSLTKLSSNTKEWKIVEGDHEIYKYGLGKEQLQNVLLRFLEFEMV, from the coding sequence ATGTCAAATACTGATGGTATAGACACATTCGAAAGGCCAATAGAAGAAGTAACAGATGGTAATACATTTGCTACAAATGAAGGGACTGGGTTACAAAATGAAGAGAGAGAAAGATTACTAAGTAACCAAACAGAAACAAATTATCATACTAATGAGAACTCTTCCACTATTGTACCAAAACCTTCTCATAGAACTCCCATAGGCTCTACTACCACTGATGGTACTGCTGCAAATACTACTGCTATTACGACAAACCCACATAGCAATGATTTAGAATCTACCACCTCAGACGGACCTATGAGAAGGCAAtatgaaattcaaaaagatTACAGAAATTTTTATCATAACTCAAGAATTCTTTTGATTATTGTTGTGTCCATGTCAGCAATATGGTTcatcatttcattaatttccgatttcttcttcaattttagatttaataataaattaacGAGTTTCAATAACATAATATTACTCTTAATATCTATGGTTGCTAATTCGTGTAATTACATCTTTAATGacattgaattatattcaCAATTAGATTATTCTCTAAACATAATCCTAGCATCTTTAACATGGTTCAATTTGGTACTACTATACTTGATTAAATTCACAAGATCCAGACTATCATTCACTGACAAGGCAATCTATATATGGACTATATTCACATTTATACTAGGTGCCACATTAGATTGGCAAAATCATAAATATGCAATACAATTAAATAGACAAGCACCCACCACTATTGACGGGAATGATGAAATGAGACAGCCAATAACTTCGAAACACACAATAAATGAATGGTTACAAATAGcaacaagaaatataataaaattgttcTTATTAGCCgcattaatttcattaaccTTAACTCAATTATTATACACAATCGATCTTCATCGTACTGCACCAGCTAGGAGTGAATTCCAATTCACTGACCCTACAAACAACACACAGATTCATATAAGGTGtcatttgaaaaacttGCATGGTAGCGGCGGCGAGGGAAACAGTAACGACAAGAAGACAACCCATCCAATCATATTGTATGAACATGGTGGATTTGATACATGGTATGAATCAGCAGATTGGATTAAAGAATTGTATCAATTAAATAGAATAGATTCTTATTGTGTTTATGAAAGGGCTGGATATGGATTTAGTGATTCCATGGGGGCACCTACTTCTATTTCATTACAAATTGAATCATTGAATCATGCTTTGAATTccattattaaagaaaatacaaAGGATTTTGAGGGTGCGGATATGAAATTTGTGGCTGTTGGATTTGGGTATGGTGGATTGTTTTCCAGGAGTTGGTGTGCTGAGAATTTAGATCTATGTGATGGGATGATTTTGGTCGATTCTTGGCatgaagatttattattgaagaattatattTCCAGATTATTACCTGATCCAGatcatgatgatgatgatggtgacGACAATAATCGCGATGATGACAATGATAATCATAATGGTAAGAAACGTAAAGAATGGAGATTTACTAAAGAATTAGGTACAAGGAATGGATGGAAATTATGGTGGAAAGGATTTTGGAATAGTTTTGgtttaaatcttcaattatCATGGATTTTAAAACATCATGGTTCCATGGATAGAATTCTTGGAAGagaaatgaaatatcaaaatagATTCCTTagaatgaaatatttggaaactGTTACTAGTTCCATATTGAGTTATAATGagattattaaaaataataagaatttgaaacatGTGAAAACTACAGTTGTAAGTTCTAAAGAAATGATTAGAAGATCAACCCAATGGGGTGATTGGCAAAGATCTTTGACAAAATTATCTTCCAATACTAAAGAATGGAAAATTGTGGAAGGTGATCATGAAATTTATAAGTATGGACTTGGAAAAgaacaattacaaaatgtCTTGTTAAGATTCCTTGAATTCGAGATGGTCTAG
- the DMA2 gene encoding ubiquitin-conjugating protein DMA2 (similar to Saccharomyces cerevisiae DMA1 (YHR115C) and DMA2 (YNL116W); ancestral locus Anc_2.157), translating to MVYTPIPVTTNTVIVNQLSGSNSSNNSNHNGNTPAQRSRGSSFNALLTSIGIRQQHPNEQRLSGSTPFASNLNSIENLPAIQQEQQEHQGHQEQQQPDTRQDPRIQMQIQSQAHLTHSNHSRYHLPISLSLTALPQSNANIQESNNNMDHGIDQPQLQSQSQYNTVNPRATNTMESFPSNTASNNVSNTSTNPFFQNSGHNTNSNNNNNNNNQQLIDPNIVNSTNPTNENNNDNNILNSKNLRHFVYGPDQKNVKEILSLDLPPDTTLPDSIDSQTLQERKNKRGFFSIRLTPFIDTSSTSNQGLFFDPVIRTAGPGSQLVIGRYTERVREAISKIPEQYHPVVFKSKVVSRTHGCFKVDEMGNWFVRDVKSSSGTFLNHQRLSPASTMSKDILLHDGDIIQLGMDFRGGTEEIYRCVRMRVELNRSWKLRANAFNKEALQRIKNLQKIMIQDPSQQQQQEQDHANEDEDCSICLSKIKACQAIFISPCAHSWHFHCIRRLVMLTYPQFVCPNCRSACDLEASLESSDEESESELESEGDQIVDIPTANSNAKN from the coding sequence ATGGTATATACACCTATTCCAGTAACTACAAATACAGTCATCGTAAATCAACTTTCTGGAAGTAATTcaagtaataatagtaaccACAACGGGAATACTCCAGCCCAAAGATCAAGGGGCTCTAGCTTTAACGCTTTATTGACATCCATAGGCATAAGACAACAACATCCAAACGAGCAACGTCTATCTGGGTCCACACCCTTCGcttcaaatttgaatagTATAGAAAACCTGCCTGCCATccaacaagaacaacaagaacacCAAGGCCACCAAGAGCAACAGCAACCAGATACTCGGCAAGATCCAAGAATTCAAATGCAAATACAATCACAAGCTCATTTAACTCATTCCAATCATTCAAGGTATCATCTGCctatatcattatcattaactGCTCTACCACAATCAAATGCCAATATCCAAGagtcaaataataatatggatCACGGTATTGATCAACCACAATTACAATCACAATCGCAATATAATACTGTGAACCCTCGTGCTACAAATACAATGGAATCATTCCCATCAAACACAGCTAGCAATAACGTTTCGAATACAAGCACCAATCCGTTCTTCCAAAATAGTGGTCATAACACgaatagtaataataataataataataataatcaacaaCTAATTGATCCCAATATTGTCAACAGCACTAATCCtactaatgaaaataataatgataataatatacttAATTCAAAAAACTTACGTCATTTTGTCTACGGACCAGatcaaaaaaatgtaaaagaaatattatcattagattTACCACCTGATACAACATTACCTGATTCCATTGACTCACAAACTTTACAAGAACGTAAAAATAAACGAGGTTTCTTCAGTATCAGATTGACTCCATTCATTGATACATCATCTACTTCCAATCAAGGTTTATTCTTTGATCCAGTAATTAGAACTGCAGGTCCCGGATCTCAATTAGTCATTGGAAGATACACTGAACGAGTGAGAGAAGCCATATCAAAGATCCCTGAACAATATCACCCTGTAGTGTTCAAGTCAAAAGTCGTATCAAGAACTCACGGTTGTTTTAAAGTGGATGAAATGGGGAATTGGTTCGTAAGAGATGTGAAGTCTTCAAGTGGAACCTttttaaatcatcaaaGATTATCTCCCGCATCAACCATGTCcaaagatattttattacATGATGGtgatattattcaattagGAATGGATTTTAGAGGTGGTACTGAAGAAATTTATCGTTGTGTTAGAATGAGAGTGGAATTAAATAGATCATGGAAATTAAGAGCTAATGCATTTAACAAGGAAGCATTACAAcgaataaaaaatttacaaaaaattatgattCAAGATCCatcacaacaacaacaacaggaGCAGGATCATgcaaatgaagatgaagattgTTCCATTTGTTTATCAAAGATTAAAGCTTGCCAAGCTATTTTCATCTCACCTTGTGCTCATAGTTGGCATTTCCATTGTATTAGAAGATTGGTCATGTTAACTTATCCTCAATTCGTTTGTCCTAATTGTAGATCCGCATGTGATTTGGAAGCTTCACTAGAGAGTAGTGATGAAGAAAGTGAAAGTGAATTGGAAAGTGAAGGAGACCAAATTGTGGATATTCCAACTGCAAATTCCAATGCCAAGAATTGa
- the MLS1 gene encoding malate synthase MLS1 (similar to Saccharomyces cerevisiae MLS1 (YNL117W); ancestral locus Anc_2.156) gives MVKKNLENVELLVDINNTPNFPPSQTTDATILTKEALEFIVLLHRTFNERRKTLLNNRVAFQNKLETGKIQLDFLPETVSIRNDPTWLGPSLAPGLINRSCEITGPPLRNMLINALNSDVNTYMTDFEDSISPTWTNLIGGQINLYDVLRNQIDFTSIKGKSYKLNKKVQDSPTIIVRPRGWHMTENHLLVDNEPISASIFDFGLYFFHNAEKSVQLGKGPYFYLPKMEHHLEAKLWNDIFNVAQDYIGMSRGTIRATVLIETLPASFQMEEIIWQLRQHSSGLNCGRWDYIFSTIKKFKNDPNHILPDRDQVTMTSPFMDAYVKRLINTCHRRNVHAMGGMAAQIPIKNDPVKNDAAMNKVKTDKIRELTNGHDGSWIAHPALAQICNDVFINMGTPNQIHFVPSEGTKVTAQDLTNTNIINAKVSIEGIKQNLDIGLQYMEAWLRGSGCVPINSLMEDAATAEVSRCQLYQWVTHSVMTSDGIKVTPQLTSKLLKEQVDKLKQVSPVGNQNKFDLAAKYLLPEITGEKFSDFLTTLLYDEIVTPKQRPFDLSKL, from the coding sequence ATGgtcaagaaaaatttagaaaatgtCGAATTGTTAGTTGACATTAACAATACTCCAAATTTCCCACCATCTCAAACTACAGACGCTACAATCTTAACGAAGGAAGCCCTAGAATTCATCGTCCTATTACATAGAACATTCAATGAAAGACGTAAAACATTACTAAATAACAGAGTTGCATTCCAAAACAAATTAGAAACCGGTAAAATTCAATTGGATTTCCTACCAGAAACAGTTTCAATTCGGAACGATCCAACATGGTTAGGTCCTTCTTTAGCTCCAGGTTTGATCAACAGATCATGTGAAATCACAGGTCCACCGTTAAGAAACATGTTAATTAACGCTCTAAATTCAGACGTTAACACTTACATGActgattttgaagattcCATCTCACCAACTTGGACAAATTTAATCGGTGGTCAAATTAATTTATACGATGTATTAAGAAACCAAATCGATTTCACTTCAATTAAGGGTAAATCATacaaattaaataaaaaagtacAAGATTCTCCAACTATTATAGTAAGACCACGTGGTTGGCATATGACTGAAAACCATCTATTAGTTGATAATGAACCAATTTCTGCATCCATTTTCGATTTCGGTCTGTATTTCTTCCATAACGCTGAAAAATCTGTTCAATTAGGTAAAGGTCCTTATTTCTATTTACCCAAAATGGAACATCATTTAGAGGCAAAATTATGgaatgatatatttaacGTGGCTCAAGATTATATAGGAATGTCAAGAGGGACTATTAGAGCTACCGTTTTGATTGAAACTTTACCAGCTTCTTTCCAAATGGAGGAAATTATTTGGCAATTACGTCAACATTCTTCAGGTTTGAATTGTGGTCGTTGGGATTATATCTTTTCCacaattaagaaatttaaaaatgatcCAAATCATATATTACCTGATAGAGATCAAGTGACTATGACTTCTCCATTCATGGATGCATACgtgaaaagattaattaATACATGTCATCGTAGAAACGTTCATGCTATGGGTGGGATGGCTGCTCAAATCCCAATTAAAAATGATCCTGTTAAAAATGATGCAGCTATGAATAAGGTAAAGACTGATAAGATTAGAGAATTGACTAATGGTCATGATGGTTCTTGGATTGCCCATCCTGCTTTGGCTCAAATCTGTAATGatgttttcattaatatgGGGACTccaaatcaaattcattttgTACCATCAGAGGGGACTAAAGTTACCGCACAAGATTTAACtaatacaaatattataaatgCGAAAGTTAGTATTGAAGGTATTAAACAAAATTTGGATATCGGTTTACAATATATGGAAGCTTGGTTAAGAGGTTCTGGTTGTGTTCCAATTAATAGTTTAATGGAAGATGCCGCCACGGCAGAAGTATCACGTTGTCAATTATACCAATGGGTTACTCATTCTGTAATGACATCTGATGGTATTAAAGTGACTCCACAATTAACTTcgaaattattgaaagaacaaGTTGATAAACTGAAACAAGTTAGTCCTGTGGGtaatcaaaataaattcGATTTGGCTGCGAAGTATTTATTACCAGAAATTACTGGAGAAAAATTTAGTGATTTCTTGACtactttattatatgatgaAATCGTTACTCCAAAGCAAAGGCCTTTTGACTTGAGTAAattataa
- the DCP2 gene encoding decapping enzyme complex catalytic subunit (similar to Saccharomyces cerevisiae DCP2 (YNL118C); ancestral locus Anc_2.155): MSLPLRPALENVTSVDRALEDLLVRFIINCPPEDLSTIERELFHFEEASWFYTDFIKLMNPTLPPLKIKSFAIKIIKLCPLIWKWKNIKADQALQKFSTYKKSIPVRGAAIFNKALNKILLVKGTESDSWSFPRGKISKDENDVDCCIREVKEEIGFDLSSYINEDQFIERNIQTKNYKIYLIFGIDENFDFKPQVRNEIDKIEWKDFKKLSKSIYNRSNYNNNNNTKYYLVNSMIRPLSMWLKHQRQIKNDDQLKQYAEDQLKLLLGITKKEQIDPGRELLNMLHSAVQSNDNESTTTAPLNDDVNIDSNISSQSHSPSPSVNQLANPDSKFMFEKPMVPPSSTSSMLPPPPPPPQQQQQQMMYPQSFNSMGFQPFTPFPFVNGNMPLFVTQQPQQQPQQQPQRQPHLQPIVSAPNYIPSPTPNIGTLSRPSLSTNTPQHTQLLNNPIQQIHPTSFANPIATQNLNKTATSNIIGKNQLLNILHKSMNGPPSPSQQQQQQQQTSQTQMLSSSNELLNILKYPKQQQQQQQQQQQQQQQQQQQQQQQTEKKPARATTISDSKALLNVLKASSSSAHPNTTTHVGNVNEESPIPEEDETIETSLQDESQDESRLDNNDDDSYEMFENSSDEEESDNEVLYNNNNNMSRKSSFKRSTNDNQEQNFIKNAFEIKHISMKNKIKLNKIKLEMFFNSPMLSDASLILSSDENENETETEDENEEKIEQEELQEIYKEEKLPKEISAKLVDEENSFRDTTTISETSNNILRNTQSNNNVDVIPHVDSNLKDDSVKSVTSSMAKEDQTTAPVGTATSSSLLPKSKPKFKLLKRGENINDIMTDNNNKTVAANNLSNHSSPVLKNNAISKEQENPSNILLSILKKSSPPQQQQQQQKQTDTETQPIKKPISHIEKLNSTNEELLNLLKKKERSTSPVINEFPPSSSSTKFTTLSPSSLNGTNTISSGPHETKASQLLKVLGSSRSNSRKNSSVSPKQIIHQEPYFSPSLSSEQQHEFPILENEHEHEQHESSFIPSDLLTNDTHHSSLHDYQITQDNTNTNENNKGNNNINPSVELLNILKKPTATNPLSPTVSGHVNSSGSNELLNLLHRK; encoded by the coding sequence atgtCATTACCTCTACGACCTGCATTGGAAAACGTCACATCGGTAGATCGTGCGTTAGAAGATCTTTTAGTAAGATTCATAATTAATTGTCCTCCAGAGGATTTATCCACAATCGAAAGAGAATTATTCCATTTCGAAGAAGCATCATGGTTCTATACagatttcatcaaattaatgaatccaACTTTACCACCTTTAAAGATTAAGTCATTCgctattaaaattattaaattatgCCCACTGATttggaaatggaaaaatatcaaagCTGATCAAGCATTACAAAAATTCTCTACTTATAAGAAATCTATCCCAGTAAGAGGTGCTgcaattttcaataaagcTTTGAATAAAATCCTATTAGTGAAAGGAACTGAATCTGATTCGTGGTCTTTCCCAAGAgggaaaatttcaaaagatgaaaatgatgtgGATTGTTGTATTAGAGAAGTTAAGGAAGAAATTGGATTTGATTTATCCTCTtatattaatgaagatcaatttattgaaagaaatattcaaactaaaaattataaaatttatttgatcttTGGTATagatgaaaattttgattttaagCCGCAAGttagaaatgaaattgataaaattgaatggaaagattttaaaaaattatcaaaatctaTTTATAATCGGTCaaattataataacaataacaacacGAAATATTATCTTGTTAATTCAATGATTAGACCATTGTCAATGTGGTTGAAACATCAAAGacaaattaaaaatgatgatcAATTAAAACAATATGCTGaagatcaattgaaattattattaggtATTACAAAGAAGGAACAAATAGATCCAGGTAGAGAACTATTAAATATGTTACATTCCGCTGTACaatcaaatgataatgaatctaCAACGACAGCACCActtaatgatgatgttaACATAGATTCAAACATATCTTCTCAATCTCATTCTCCTTCGCCTTCTGTTAATCAATTGGCTAATCCTGATTCAAAATTCATGTTTGAAAAACCAATGGTCCCTCCTTCTTCTACATCTTCAATGTTacctcctcctcctcctcctcctcaacaacaacaacaacaaatgatGTACCCTCAATCGTTCAATTCAATGGGGTTCCAACCTTTTACTCCCTTCCCCTTCGTTAATGGTAATATGCCGTTATTTGTCACTCAACAACCACAGCAACAACCACAGCAACAACCGCAACGACAACCACATTTACAACCGATTGTTTCTGCACCAAATTATATCCCTTCTCCTACTCCAAATATAGGTACATTATCTAGACCATCTTTATCAACAAATACTCCACAACATACTCAACTGTTAAATAATCCCATCCAACAAATACATCCTACTTCATTTGCTAATCCAATAGCTACTCAAAATCTTAATAAAACAGCTACCAGTAATATTATAGGAAAGAATCAATtgttaaatatattacataAGAGTATGAACGGACCACCATCACCatcacaacaacaacagcaacaacaacaaactaGTCAAACGCAAATGTTATCAAGTTCAAATGAATtgttgaatatattaaaatatccaaaacagcaacaacaacaacaacagcaacaacaacaacaacaacaacagcaacaacagcaacaacaacaacaaacgGAGAAGAAACCAGCACGAGCAACAACAATCTCAGACTCAAAAGCTTTATTAAACGTTTTGaaagcatcatcatcgtctGCTCATCCTAACACTACCACACATGTTGGAAATGTTAACGAGGAATCTCCAATTCCAGAAGAAGACGAAACGATAGAAACATCGTTACAAGATGAGTCACAAGATGAATCACGacttgataataatgatgatgacagTTATGAAATGTTTGAAAATAGttctgatgaagaagaaagtgaTAATGAAGTGttatacaataataataacaacatGAGCAGgaaatcatcatttaaaagAAGTACAAATGACaatcaagaacaaaatttcattaagaaTGCTTTCGAAATTAAAcatatttcaatgaaaaacaaaataaagctgaacaaaataaaactggaaatgtttttcaattctcCTATGTTGTCTGATGCATCtctaatattatcatctgatgaaaatgaaaatgaaactgaaactgaagatgaaaatgaggagaaaattgaacaagaggaattacaagaaatttataaagaagaaaaattaccAAAGGAAATTTCTGCAAAACTTGTCGATGAGGAAAACAGTTTTAGAgatacaacaacaatatcCGAAACCAGCAACAATATACTTCGTAATACgcaatcaaataataatgtcgATGTTATTCCACATGTGGAttctaatttgaaagaCGATAGTGTCAAATCAGTTACAAGTTCAATGGCAAAAGAAGACCAAACAACAGCACCAGTAGGAACAgcaacttcttcatcattattaccAAAATCAAAACCAAAGTTTAAGCTTTTGAAAAGAGgtgaaaatatcaatgatATAATGACGgataacaacaacaaaactGTTGCAGCAAACAACCTATCCAATCATTCATCACCAGTCTTAAAAAATAACGCAATTTCAaaggaacaagaaaatcCATCTAATATTCTTTTGAGTATTCTCAAGAAATCATCACCtccacaacaacaacaacaacaacaaaaacaaacagATACTGAAACACAACCGATTAAAAAACCAATCTCGCATATTGAAAAGttaaattcaacaaatgaagaacttttaaatttattgaaaaagaaagagagaAGTACCAGTCCAGTTATAAATGAATTTCCaccttcatcttcatctacAAAATTTACAACATTATCGCCCTCATCATTAAATGGTACCAACACTATTAGTTCTGGCCCCCATGAAACGAAGGCATCtcaattattgaaagtGTTAGGTTCAAGTAGATCAAATTCAAGGAAAAACTCAAGTGTAAGTCCaaaacaaataattcaCCAAGAACCATATTTTTCACCATCATTATCGTCGGAGCAACAACATGAATTTCCAATACTTGAAAATGAGCATGAGCATGAACAACACGAAAGTAGTTTTATTCCTTCTGATTTATTAACGAATGATACTCATCACTCATCATTACATGACTACCAAATTACTCAAGACAATACAAATACTAATGAGAATAACAAAGGgaacaataatatcaacCCTTCGGTGGAGTTATTAAACATATTAAAGAAACCTACAGCAACAAATCCGCTTTCACCAACAGTATCGGGACATGTTAATTCTTCTGGATCAAACGAACTATTAAACCTTTTGCatagaaaatga
- the NCS2 gene encoding Ncs2p (similar to Saccharomyces cerevisiae NCS2 (YNL119W); ancestral locus Anc_2.154): MTEMDICQRCRTNETTVISRKEKFCTSCFTKFIVLKQRKQMMSSDYYRDIFKILYKDKIRSAEEAHIQNLNSRILVPLSLGSSSLVLLDILNKTLDEQLVQHRGITGFRVDVLVCYSKTRDDIEEINSKIAKLKSERYASNKDRITFHVVSLDSFFENCNNELRKIILHNQTFSSMAIDIKNDQDHSYGIDELLKACPNRSTQIDLLTFITRHVVKKFAYQHEFKAILWGHSMTKLADEIISLVVKGRGEQIATSLDTKSFDFIYGGDKFKNLYPLKDVLLAEVDAYCELHGLSQYLVNYETKDTLLVKKKDITGKMKNKNIKLVRNMTINELARKYFDDIEGDYSNVIATVLRTGDKLAEPETQADATTTAASADDKCSLCLGKLHSNASNWLRSIAVIEGFPIANAEEQELYDRWSQSEIGIEMAEYMKLKDDIWTHGEDILLCYGCIITMNGIKMKNVTWPKFNDKELNDTLNEYVLSDAEGEEGEPVSAEL, translated from the coding sequence ATGACGGAGATGGACATATGTCAAAGATGCAGAACGAATGAAACCACAGTGATATCGAGAAAGGAGAAATTTTGTACATCATGTTTTACCAAATTTATAGTATTAAAGCAACGTAAACAAATGATGTCATCTGATTATTATAGggatattttcaaaattttataCAAAGATAAAATTAGATCCGCTGAAGAAGCTCATATACAAAACTTGAATTCAAGAATATTAGTACCGCTTTCCCTAGGCTCTTCCTCTTTGGTTCTTCtagatattttaaataagaCGCTTGATGAGCAATTGGTACAGCATCGTGGTATTACCGGGTTTAGAGTAGATGTTTTAGTTTGTTATAGTAAGACAAGagatgatattgaagaaattaatagTAAAATTgctaaattgaaatcagaGAGGTACGCTTCAAATAAAGATAGGATTACATTCCATGTAGTTTCCTTGgattcattttttgaaaattgtaaCAATGAATTAcgaaaaattattttacaTAATCAAACATTTTCATCCATGGCAATTGATATCAAGAACGATCAGGACCATAGTTATggaattgatgaattattgaaagcATGTCCTAATAGATCTACACAGATTGATTTATTGACTTTCATAACGAGACATGTAGTGAAGAAATTTGCTTACCAACATGAATTTAAGGCAATTCTGTGGGGTCATTCAATGACTAAATTAGCTGATGAAATCATTTCTTTGGTAGTTAAGGGTAGAGGTGAACAAATTGCTACTAGTCTTGATACTAAATCGTTTGATTTTATCTATGGAGGTGataaattcaagaatttataTCCTTTAAAGGATGTTCTTTTAGCTGAAGTGGACGCATATTGTGAATTACATGGTTTAAGTCAATATTTAGTTAATTATGAAACTAAAGATACTTTATTggtgaagaaaaaagatattacCGGTaagatgaagaataaaAACATTAAATTAGTAAGAAATATGACTATAAATGAATTAGCAaggaaatattttgatgaCATTGAAGGTGATTATTCTAACGTTATCGCTACCGTCTTAAGAACAGGTGATAAACTAGCTGAACCAGAAACACAAGCTGATGCCACTACTACGGCTGCATCAGCGGATGATAAATGTTCATTATGTTTGGGTAAATTACATTCAAATGCATCAAATTGGTTACGTTCCATTGCTGTCATTGAAGGTTTCCCAATTGCGAATGctgaagaacaagaattgTATGATCGTTGGAGTCAATCAGAAATTGGTATTGAAATGGCCGAatatatgaaattgaaagatgatATATGGACACATGGTgaagatatattattatgttatGGTTGTATTATTACAATGAATGGTatcaagatgaaaaatGTTACATGGccaaaatttaatgataaagaattaaatgaCACACTGAATGAATATGTTTTAAGTGATGCTGAAGGAGAGGAAGGAGAACCAGTCTCAGCTGAACTATAA